GACCCTGCCCGAGGCGTCCTTCACCACCCCGGGCTTCAGCGCCGCCACGAACCCGCGGTCGGCGTCCTCGAAGTCGGTCGTGTCCTCGAACGACGTATCGGTCATCGCGAGGGCTCCCCTCTGTGGCCGTGGTGCCCGCGAGGCAGGGACGGACAAGGTCGAACAAAGCCCCCGAACGACCCTAGGTGAGGGCATCGTGAGCGGCGACTTGTCCGCGGTCTCCGGGGGCCTTCAGGGTGGGCCGGTACTGGTCAGGCGTGCCCGTCGTCGGTGAGTCCGATGGCGCGCGCGGCGGCGAAGATGCGGGCGCACCGCTGCGTCATGGCCTCCGGCGACTGGTCGGGGTGGTTGATCCACCAGCGGACCAGGGCGGTGCACAGGCCGCGCCACGCGTACTTGAGGGCGTCGGCGTCGAGCGGGTCGCCGGCGCCTGCCGATTGCAGCAGGTCGGCGGTGCCGGTCGCGGCGAGGTCGTCGATGGCGGTGCGGTAGTGCGACGCGCGGCGGGCGGCGTCGCTGTCGGGCGGCAGCGTGGCGTCGTAGAGCACGAACCAGGCGTCGCGCCGGCCTTCGAGGGCGGTGAACAGGGCAGCGAGGACGCGCAGGGAGGTCGGCGGCGCATCGGCGGCCGGTTCGGCCATCGCGGTGCGGACCGCGCCCAGCAGGCGTTCGCCGACCGGGTCGAGGCAGGCGAGGTAGAGGTCCTGCTTGCTGCCGAAGTACTGGTGCAGCAGCGGCTTGGTGACGCCCACGCGCGTGGCGATGGCCGCCACGGTCGTGGCCTCGTAGCCATGACGGCCGAACTCCTCGGTGGCCGCGGCCAGAACCTGCTGCTCACGCGCGGCTCTCGGCACACCCTTGGTGCCGGCCTTTGAGGAGTGCGTTGTCATGGGCATCGATCTTACCCTACGGTAATTTACCATAGGGTAAATTCACTGACCCCGCTGGGAGCACACTCATGCCTGCCACCGCGACCGACCCCGGCAACTCCCGCACCCGCTCCTGGTGGGGCTGGGGCTACACGGACGCCCATCCCGACGACGCCGAGTGCCTCGAGATGGGCGCGCTGCTGCCGGGCACCCTCGCCAGGCCGCTGCCGATACCCCGGGTCGCCGACCTCGCCATCGGCACACCCGCCGTGGAACCGCCGCCCTCCCTCGCGCACCTGGTCACCGCCGATCCCGCAGCCCGCGCCGCCCACGCCATGGGCAAGGCCTACCGCGACGTCATCCGCGCCCTGCGGGGCCGCCCCGGCCGGATCCCCGACCTCGTCGCCCGCCCGACCGACGACCAGGAGGTGGCCGACCTGCTGGACTGGGCCGGCGAGCACCAAGTCGCCGTCGTTCCCTTCGGCGGCGGCTCCTCCGTCGTCGGCGGCGTGGAGTACCGCGGCGACGCCCACCGGGCCGTGCTGTCCCTCGACCTGACCGCGATGGACCGTGTCCTGGAGATCGACGCCGTCAGCCGATCGGCCCTCATCCAGGCCGGGGCACTCGGCCCCGTACTGGAAGAACAGCTGCGCCCGCACGGCCTGACGCTGCGCCACTTCCCGCAGAGCTTCGAGTTCTCCACCCTCGGCGGCTGGCTGGCGACCCGGGCAGGCGGCCACTACGCCACCGTCCACACCCACATCGACGACTTCGTGCAGTCCCTGCGCGTCGTCACCCCCGCCGGAACCGGCACCTCCTGGCGCCTGCCCGGATCCGGCGCCGGACCCTCGCCCGACCGTTTGTTCCTGGGATCCGAAGGCACGCTCGGCGTCATCACCAGGGCGTGGATGCGCCTTCAGGAACGCCCCCGTCACAAGGCATCCGCGTCCGTCGCCTTCGCCGACTTCCAGCGCGCGCTCGACGCCGTACGGGCCATCGCCCAGTCCGATCTCGCCCCGGCCAACTGCCGCCTGCTCGACCCCGGCGAGGCACTGCTGTCCGGCGCCTCGCACGACGGCTCCTCCGTGCTGGTCCTGGGCTTCGAATCCGCGACCGCCCCCGTCGACGACCGTCTCGCGATCGCCTTGGAGATGGCCCGCGCTCACGGCGGCACCGGCGAGGCACCGAAGGCGGAGGGTGACGCCCCGGCCGACGCGGCCGTCAGCGCCTGGCGCTCGGCGTTCCTGCGCATGCCGTATCTGCGCGACGGACTGGCCCGTATGGGTGCCGTCGTCGAGACCTTCGAGACGGCCGCCACCTGGGACCGGATCCCCGCCCTGATCGACGCCGTCCGCACCGAGG
The DNA window shown above is from Streptomyces chartreusis and carries:
- a CDS encoding TetR/AcrR family transcriptional regulator: MTTHSSKAGTKGVPRAAREQQVLAAATEEFGRHGYEATTVAAIATRVGVTKPLLHQYFGSKQDLYLACLDPVGERLLGAVRTAMAEPAADAPPTSLRVLAALFTALEGRRDAWFVLYDATLPPDSDAARRASHYRTAIDDLAATGTADLLQSAGAGDPLDADALKYAWRGLCTALVRWWINHPDQSPEAMTQRCARIFAAARAIGLTDDGHA
- a CDS encoding FAD-binding oxidoreductase, translated to MPATATDPGNSRTRSWWGWGYTDAHPDDAECLEMGALLPGTLARPLPIPRVADLAIGTPAVEPPPSLAHLVTADPAARAAHAMGKAYRDVIRALRGRPGRIPDLVARPTDDQEVADLLDWAGEHQVAVVPFGGGSSVVGGVEYRGDAHRAVLSLDLTAMDRVLEIDAVSRSALIQAGALGPVLEEQLRPHGLTLRHFPQSFEFSTLGGWLATRAGGHYATVHTHIDDFVQSLRVVTPAGTGTSWRLPGSGAGPSPDRLFLGSEGTLGVITRAWMRLQERPRHKASASVAFADFQRALDAVRAIAQSDLAPANCRLLDPGEALLSGASHDGSSVLVLGFESATAPVDDRLAIALEMARAHGGTGEAPKAEGDAPADAAVSAWRSAFLRMPYLRDGLARMGAVVETFETAATWDRIPALIDAVRTEVGAAALKVTGHAATINCRLTHVYPDGAAPYFTVAVAGRPGDEVAVWDDIKAAATDVLHRHRATITHHHAVGRDHRPGYDLQRPAPFALALRATKNALDPHGILNPGVLID